Genomic window (Acomys russatus chromosome 2, mAcoRus1.1, whole genome shotgun sequence):
ATGTGGAAAGAATTCTAtgctacatagaaaaataatgaaataaaatcccATATTCTACTTTGCAAAATGTTCCTTTGAAGcacttttttaaaggtttttctttttaatgtacgTCAggactctatctgcatgtgcacctgcagaccagaggagggcatcatatcccagtacagatggttgtgagccaccatgtggttcctgggaattaaactcaggacctctggaagagtagacaatgctcttaactgctgagccatttcccaagcccctgaaacatattttttaaaactagtacAGAATAGAGTGTGTAAAGCAAGAGCAATGTCTTCAAAATGCCATATagtagggccagtgagatagcaCAGCAGGCTAAGGCCTTTGCCACCACCTCACAACCTGAGCTtgagccacatggtggaaagaataTCAGCTCCTGAAAGCTATCCTGAGTACCACAGTGCACTGTGGCCCACCTGtgactagacacacacacacatacacacatacacacacacacacacacacacacacacacacacacacacatgattttctttggctttggttttggtctaTAATATGTATTTATCCCACTGAAAGAACAACTTGTACTTCAAAGGAATTCACAAGTAATGAATGAGCAAATATCcttctaaagatgtttttaaaaactgtctcaAATTATCTCAATTTAAAAGAATTAAGCACCCAACACCATCAATTACTTTATGAACCTTTTGAAGTAGTTCAAGTCTCTTCACTCCTGTCACTAGAAGGCAGCGTTTGTTGTTTTGGGATCCGGAGATAAACTAATGGGGATGGCTCCCTCTGGTGGAGAGGTCCACCTACAGCACTGTATGAACAAAATGCTAAGGAATATTTACATCTTGTCAAAGAGCTGGAAGGGTCTCCTGAGGCACTATCGTCCTTCATGTAACACTAACAGCGCTGGAGCTGTTCGCCTGACATCTCAGGTCACAGGGGTCTCACTGAATCATTTCAGAAGGAGAGGTCAAGAAGTCGGGGAGTCATCCAAGGTACAGAGGAAGTCAAGCCATGAACCTAAGACTGGCTTCTCAACCTTTCTCTACCACCTCAGTCTGTCACCACCAGGCCCGACTGGATGTTTTGTTGTAGTTTAGCAAGGTTAACAGTAAATTTTAAAGATCAGAactcaaagaaattaaattaagtttCTACGTGTGTCTGAATATATTGTTTCCCCGTCAGTGCACCAATTTACAGTCTTCTCAGAATCCACTATCAAGGAGGGATTCAACAGATAACTGTAAACGGTGTGCTGGGATAAGCTCTACacaaaattcaattttattttgcgTAGCCTGGGCTGGTCATAACGCTTCATTCTCCGCCTCAGTCCCCCTAGTTATGGGACTCCAAGCACAGAAATCTAACCCTGgttcatttctatttctgatatgaaagaaaatttgtttttccAACGTTGAACTACTTAGATTAAAACTTATTTCATGGAATaaaatctacttttctttttaaaacagggtgtccctatgtaactcaggctagcaTCTAAGACTGCCTACCAACTgcctggattacaggtgtatgccacacATCAAGgtagtcttcatttttttcttaaactcaGAAACATCAAACAGACTGACCTGCTGGgacatggtctggtgctttgtatttgatcgCTAATTCTTTTCcccctgaggtctgcttgctgtcttacAAGCAGACACTCATATActtcaaaatgacatttgtaaccttgcctaagaaattattcctgattggcAAAATTAAAAGGCCtaaacctgggcagggcagaatggGGTGGGTATGGCCAAAGTTCGAAGGCTTTGAAAAAGAGACAGATCgtgggaagaagaaggacaagTATCCGAGGATGAAGAAACGAGCAGGGATGGGTTAGTATGGAGGGGAGACATGGCCAggtcagcatggatggaggaaagcagccaAGAATAAGCAAGTATCTATGGAATTACGGAGGTTGCAGATGGcgtgggatggaggctgggagataacGGAAGGCAGCTTAGGAGGTGATAGCTGCCTTGCCCCAAGTGAAATAAAGCTACTCTAcaatctatcaggtgtctgtgtctttactgATTGTGACAGTGGGTTAATAATACCACCGGAATAATTATAAGGCTAGTAATAAACATTGCTTAAGCCAcacttttaaattaacaacaacactgACTATGGAAGCATCATAAATGACAGCATGCAGATGCAACAGCAGCTTCCGTTAAGTCACAAATCTAACTCTGGGCTATTTAAGAAGACGCCATACTTCACTTGCTCAAAGGCACAAGAATGTCAACTGGGCTTAGCTGAGAAACATATAAAACAAGTGAGACTCAGAAGTAGTTTAACCCCCACAATCAGGCTTACCTCAAGCTGACCGCCCCACGCAGCTGTGTTCACAATATCGTCACAGTACTTTGCGAACTCTTCTGTGGAAAACAGATCAGGGTAACTTATACTCTCATTACGCAATCCCTTTTGTAGCTCCCACCATCCCTGAGGACAGCATCCAAGTAGAGAACATCTCCTTCCTCCATCACCTCCCTTTAGAATTTCCAGAAGTACTTTAAATACACAAACCCAACTTCCCACCATCTTTCTATGCAAGAGCAAAGCATCTCTGTTTCTCACCTTAAACTGGAGACCCAGAGACATCTGTAATTAACTTCTCTCATCATCTAATGCAGCGACGCCTAAGAGTGTCAAAAATTGACTATCATGACAAGTGTTCTAAAGCCAAACTGCATGCAAAACGCCTCACAAGGTTAAAGCAAGTAGTAGCCTCTCTATACTTAGGCTTACTGTATGAGCCTGTAGAAAGTGAAAGTACAAACGAGTTAAATACCCCAGGGGCAGCAGCAGTTTCTCTGCTTGTCATTTTACGTATCTTTACATGATTTGTATCAGCGTCACTTTTGGCCAAGAAAGAGGTTTTTCTGAATGGGTCCTAAAAGAAGTAAAAGGCCTAATCTCTGAATTTACAAAAGGCCTATTACTGCACATCACACTGTTAAATGAGGCATATTAAAATGGGCTAAacgggagatggagagatggctcagtggtaaagagcattTCCTGCTCTTCGAGAGAACCAgaagttaaattcccagcaccacaaaaaagtTGACatctgcctataactccagttacaaATGATCTGATAACCTCTTCCAGTCTTCAAGGAcataagacacatacacatatacacacacacacagaagcaggcaaagcatccatacatataaaataaaaataaaatggggccAAACATCCTTCCTGTCCAAGGATGGGAAGAAAAgctaaaactaaaagaaaagtaTGTGCCATGGATTAATCTCTTTTGCTATTGAGTCTTCGTTGTTCAAACAATGCCTAGAATACTTTGTACAATCTGGCCTTCAGTAAAAACTGACTTATTGAATTAAAGCTTGTCTTTTTCATTGATGCAACATGAATTAAATGCTTCACCACCTGCAGAGATGGGTAAACAAATTCAAGAATTCTGATACATGAAGCCACACTTGAGATCTATCCAGATACTAATGCATGCCTTGCTCACCACAAGTGGTCCACTCCGCCTTCCTAGCTATGACTTATTGAAAGTAACATTATGCTTCTCTAAGTATGATTAACTTAGTTTTCATAGTCATTTTCTGCTCATGGTTTTAAAGCCAAATACATGCATACTTACAAAAACTGATCATCCCTCTAACTTTGTAAAACAAGAATTAACATACCTCTTTCAATAATGACTAATCCTACtcctgtcttattttcttcatgactTATATAGGGTAATTAGTGTAATTTAACTACAAAATTGGTGAGTGCtgaagagataaaaatatatctaCATCTATTCacattacagaaaataaattgcctaaattttaattttttttttcttaagaaaggtCTTACTTGCTACATTTGGAAAGCATTTTAGTTGAAAACCAGAAACAAGCacaccttaatctcagcactaagggaggcagaggcagaagcagacagatctctatgagtttgaggccagccaagaacaacaaaaacaaaaaaacaaaaaaccagaaacactaacaCCATGTAGTGAAGAAACCTAACCTACCTGGAGTATACATATCTCCTGTGTTGGGGTTTGTTAAAAAGGGCAGGAAATCTTCTGAATGGCTTTGCATATACTCAGCAGTCTGCCTCCGGAGGGCAGCCACAGTCAAAGCACAGTCCTGGTCTCTCAGCTGATCCTCAAGTGCTCCATACATACAATGGCCATCAGATGGAATATGTTTAATTTCCAATTCTCTGGCTGCCAATATTTGAGCAAGTTTTTCACTCTCCACATGTCTGGCTCCAGATAAGTTCTCAATTTCAGCCTCAGCTATCCTTTCTTCCCGCTCCTTTTCCAATGCAGCTTTCTTTTCCTAGAACAATAtagaaaaattaatcaagaatAATTAGGATGAATTCACATTTGATGAGAATGGAGATAAAATGTGAAgatttttaccattttctttctctcacaagCATTGTCATTTTGATCATCTCAGCAACTCTAGAAGTTCTAACTACAACTGTAAGAGGAAAATTATCTCATTCATCTGATCCCTATGTTCCCAGCACCTCGCTCTGTACTAACATGTTTTTATAGCCAGGTGCAGTTACACAGGTCTGTATCTCCACTTGGGAACCTGATACAGAAGAATCACATGTTTGCGGTCAGGTTGAACTACAGAGTTCCAATGCACCCTGGTCTGCATGTGTGCGCTtgtctcacaaaagaaaatgggggggggggcaggggggggcggGCTTGCTACAGTAGCCGAGGTTACCCTATCTATACTCTCCACCCTCCTATCTCAGTCTTCCAAGAGTTGGGATTAATGGCATTTGCAAGCACACCTGTCGTCATAAAGTCTATTGACAAACATGTCAACAGCTTGACTAGCTGATTTTAAGGTACTGTCTTAAGATCTGTTGTCCAGTGGGCAtactggcacacgcctttaaccccaggacttgggaggcagagtcaagtggatctctgtgaatacaaaatgagtctggtctacaaagtgagttagtttgtggacagccaggggtacaggataagactcttatctcaaaaaaattaaaaagattaagCTGTCCTCAGCCTTAAAGTACATGCTCATATTTAAGTCCAAACTAATACAAGGTTGTATCACCTCACTACAGAGGATTTAGTATGTTAAAGCCACCAGAAAGgcactgaattcaaggccagcctggtctacagagtgagttctaggacagtcagggctacacaaagaaaccctctctaaaaagaaacaaagaaaaacttcttttttttttttttagttttttttttttctaaagatttatttatttattatgtatacagtgctctgtctgcatgtacacctgcccaccagaagaaggcaccagatcacatcatagatggttgtgagccaccatgtggttgctgggaattgaactcagaacctctggaagagcagacagtgctcttaccctctgagccatctctccagccccaagaaaaacTTCTTGCAAACAATTCCATTATTACAGTTAGACTAAAATCCCTCTAAATCACATGATACCCTAGTATTCTCTAGAGCTCTGGGTACAAATCCTCCCAGATTCTTTTTGTTAACtgtaataaacaaaatgtaattacAGAAAATATAACATATCTTTTGTAACAAAATGGCATTATTTCTTATATAGTATAATTTGCTTTcctatttaaataagaaaatacaattcTTGAGATTTCCCCATGGCATGTTTAGGGTTCAGTGAAGTCAACAAGAAATTTGGggacaaaggaaaacattcctaGTAGGTGAACTAGTAAGAATCACAAGCCAGAGAACGCTCATGTTTCATAGCTAAAAACAATTCACAGAACTAGCATACAAGAGAAAAGTATCAAAAGCTAAAGACAAGTCTGTCATTAATAAACAGTCATGCTGACCCTGGACTAAAAATTAGAGGACTATACACAGCATCTgtagttctttctttctggagGGCAGATCAGTATGTTGGAAGGGTTGTCACTGTGCTTTTACAGCTTCCTAATCTCAGCCACTCAGATATGTATGGACTTGGAGGGAAACTATCTTTCAACTTAAGAGGAAAAAACCCTCAATAAGTTTTgcaatttttcttaaaattgacTTTATCGTATTGTATAGTGTCAGTTTGCCgccatgtatgtctatgcaccaacTGCATATGGTTCCCAGAGATCCAAAGGGGAGGGCCCGTGCACAGAGATGATGGAAACCCACCGCGTTGGCGCTGAGAAgcaagccaggtcctctgcaagagaaacctgtgctctcagccactaagccatctttccagcccctgaaaaTCTTGATTTAGTAAAATTACAGAAGGGAAAAAAGGTGTGCACAGccttgaccccagcactcaggaggcagagacaggcagatctttgtgaattcaaagccagcctggactcaaagcaagtccaggacacccaggtctgttacacagagaaatcctgtttctaaaaaaataaataaataaaaacaaaaaacaaatggtaAAAAAAATGGTAAGGCAATTATAACAGAAGGTAAGGAGTTTGGTGTTCTAATGTCAACTTCCTTGGCGAAGAAGTCAATGGGAAGGCAGTTTAATAAACTCAAGACTCCACAACATGCCCCATGAGAGAACTTTGTGGTTTTAAGTACCTGAATCAAACAAAAGCAGCCACAGCtcacaaacgaaacaaaaccacCTAGGATTGTTCTTCCCGCTCTAACCATGAGAAAAGTAGCATGATTTGCTTCACTGTTTTTACAACTGTGGATCTGGgtataaaatcttaaaacacaaGATGGCACTATTACTTTATAACTAAAAGCAGTTtcagtggggagaggaagaataagcacCTTAGACATCATCTAATCCAAAACccctcattttcctcttctgaggaaaCAGCACGCAGAAAGATTTCCAAAGGCCATACAGCTGGTTAGAGCAGAGCAGGGGCCGGGACAACACACAGAGCTCCTTCTATGCAGGCACCTGAATCAGAATAAAGGTTGGAGCAGATGGCAGCTGGAGTTAATGTCATATCTTTTTACTGTCAGAATGGAACTTCATTCTATCTTCCAAGCCCTGTAAGTCTCTTAAATACTAATTTCTATCATTGTCTTTTCTTGCCTAATGATCCGCTTCAGAATTAGGAGTCAACTGAGTTTGCTTCCAGTAAATCAGGTAGGAAATCCACTGGATTCTTGCCTCTGGGAGTTTCCTACATTAGGTAATTTTCTACAAGGACAGTATTAGAGACAGAATAGCAATGAGCTCTAATAAAACAGTAGGTGGAAGTTGATTTGGACACTAGTCCAGGTTTGTGTTAAACCTTCCCTCTCACTGGGATAACCTAGGTCCCatctttctcatttataaaataaactacatctcATTCTACCTCTTATAGACCTTATTTTTagaaatcaattattttatttctaccttagttttgttttggactggtttttttttccccaaaaatacAAATCATTTCCAAGTTCTTTTTCCCCCCAATGTTtaaggttttttggggggaggagaggtggCAAAGGACTTGCAGCAGttggttccagggattgaactcaagtcctcaggctagACAGCAAGCaactctatccactgagccatcttgcggGCCACAAATTCCTTAGTCTAATAAGATGCTCCCATATTTCTCCAGTTTAAAAAGAACAGACCCCAGAAGAACCTTATTATAAATCACCATAAAATTACCATGCTTTTGTTCCAGAGTTGTATCTATACCAATAACCACCACCAGTGGTTAACTGGCTTTTTAATCCTTGGTGCTCTGACAAAAAGAAGAGTTCCAAATAACCTAATGTCCAATTGACCCATTTTTTAATCGAGATTCCATTCTCTTAAACATTATGAGCATTTAGTGTTCTCTGCTCCGAAGACCCACTAGGTTAACAAAGTAATAAACTGGAAACTATTTTCTCTGCCATTTGGTAAAGCAGTCAACTATAAATAATACTAAAATTTTCACAGTTCATTTGAAAAATGTTAAGTTCACATAGGAAAGAAATACTAAAATTTGTAAGGAAGATAAGTCTAAATACACAGTAGCTATATCCTTGATTTTTAGAATAGCCTACTGTTAGATGCCACAATTAATATgtagcaattttttttaattgttacatCTTACTGGCACATAGAACACTTGTATTTGAtgtataaaagcaaaaaacaggagctggagagatggctcagaggttaagagcactgtctgctcttccagaggtcctgagttcaattcccagcaaccacatggtggctcacaaccatctataatgagatctgctgccctcttctggcctgcaggcataagaacaggcagaacacagtatatgtaataaataaacctttggggaaaaaaaaagaaaaaaagcaaaaaacaattgTGGGACCATGACAAAAAGAATGGCTATCACAAATAAAGAGCTGAACCAGGCAGCCCTTCAAGGCAGCATGAGCTCTAAATAACTCTTTGAAATCCACAATGGTAATGTTAGTCAAGAGTCAAATTCCATACAAATAGAAACAGTTATCTATTTGTAACTTGGCTTTCACACAGAAAGAGATAGTGTTTTATGCCTAACTTTTTAAGAGGAAAATGATACTCTTAACATGGTAAATATTTGTAGAAATTTGTTGACATTTCAATTCTCCAGACCTGTGTATTAATGGTCTAGAAAGTTTATTATTTAATACCATAGAACTCCTATAGCATAGgtattattttccctttcctatTATTGAAACTGAATGGGGAGTCATGAGAGTACATGAAACCCAAACCTTACCTGGGTTGGAGAGTAGCCTAAAGCCCTGTCTGACCATCAAAAGCACAatagaaagggggtgggggacaccCATTCTGTCTGACACTCACCTTCCACGCTCTACTGTATTGTATACTAACAAATACTCTGAAATGTGCACCTACATCTTAGAAAACATGAAGAATGAGTAAAATAGTATTCAGAACCAAACTACTGAACTTTAAACTTCTTTTCCCTCATGCCACCCTCGTTATGCTAGGACCATTAACACATTAACACCTTAGCACTTACCCACCTCATGCCATCCTCGTTATGTTAGGACCATTAACACATTACTTCCAATAACTATAATGCTGCACCTCATTTCCACATTTGTTTTGTTACACTATTTCTCCTGCATGGAATATCTTATCTAAACATTTATCTTTCTTCAAATTCTAACACACCATTAACACCTGACATAATGAAGGTCCCTTCTCTGCATTTTTAGTATCATTAACCATTATTTATTAACCAACATATAAATACCAAAATAATTCTCTGAGAAGTCTGGATCCCTGGTGTCTTACTGTATTTCTAAGCTCAACTCTTTGCTTCACCACTGAGAACtaatttttagacagggtttgtGCATCAATCATATGAAATTTCTAAATTAAGTCTACAATAAAGTATTTGTCTAAGAAGAAAAGAGTCCTTCGCCTCCCCTCATTCTATAAGAActacaaactaactaaaataagGTAGCTTATACCTATTGTTTCTTTAAAAGGCAAGAACATGAAATCCTACCACACAAGGTGGGTGTTAGCACTAAATGAGATTTCAACATAAATAGCTCAAACATTATCTGACATACGGCAGCACCTATGAGATGTAGTTCAAGGCCCTTGACAGGGAACTCCAGTGTTTCCTGTTCTTTCCTACACAATGCCACACAACAGCTCTAGCTTATGTACATGGTGATATGACTTTCATACCCGTCTCTTTTGTGCTTTTGATATCCGAGGCGGCTGATTCTCAAGTACCAAGTTTGAAATGTTAACAGCAACAGAATCTATCTGAaggaacaaaaacatttaaaaaaaaaaattagtcagaagaaagaaaacaatcaataagaaatgttttaatttattgaaaGTGGTCAGCTACTAATTatagaaatctaaaaatatatcCAATCCCTTACTTCCAGTTTGAGCAGCTAGACACGGCATGAGATAGCATGCTTTTGCCACCTTTCTCTACTTCCATGGATGAATTTGTGAAATTGCCAAGACTTTTCATAGCTCTCCAAAGACAGGGTACATCCCTGCACACCTTCTGTCCTCCATTGCTCTAAATACTTTACTTGCATTTTAGGGCACCCTTCTTGTCCATGAATGCTCACATACAAAGTACAGCTTGTGGTCATTACTACCTTCAAACCCTTAAAGGAGAGGACACTACTTCACCATGTTAATTAGCCAAAACTTAAAGAGCACTGATTCCTCAGGTCAGAACAACTGAGCAATTTCTGCCTTCTCCTAGCTGCAG
Coding sequences:
- the Otud6b gene encoding deubiquitinase OTUD6B, with translation MEEILAEELDDEEQLVRRHRKEKKELQAKIQGMKNAVPKNDKKRRKQLTEDVAKLEREMEQKHKEELEQLKLTFKENKIDSVAVNISNLVLENQPPRISKAQKRREKKAALEKEREERIAEAEIENLSGARHVESEKLAQILAARELEIKHIPSDGHCMYGALEDQLRDQDCALTVAALRRQTAEYMQSHSEDFLPFLTNPNTGDMYTPEEFAKYCDDIVNTAAWGGQLELRALSHILQTPIEILQADAPPIVVGEEYPRNPLVLVYMRHAYGLGEHYNSVTRLVNSATENCS